A window from Flavobacterium gyeonganense encodes these proteins:
- a CDS encoding thioredoxin family protein: MKKLAIIIFFLGITSTGFSQIQNRTFEAIDSLQQIQKRKIIVFIHTDWCQFCQHMKNTTFKNQEIIQKLNSDFYFVGLNAEEKRNIKFNNHIFKFQPTGNQVGVHELALQLGTMNNQIVYPVLCVLNDKNEIIFQYNNYLSPKDFKQLLEKMKE, encoded by the coding sequence ATGAAAAAGCTAGCCATAATTATCTTCTTTCTCGGAATCACCTCAACAGGATTCAGCCAGATTCAAAACAGAACATTTGAAGCAATAGATAGTTTACAGCAGATTCAAAAGCGAAAAATCATTGTTTTTATCCATACAGACTGGTGTCAGTTTTGCCAACATATGAAAAATACAACTTTCAAAAATCAGGAAATTATTCAAAAACTGAATTCAGATTTTTACTTTGTAGGCTTGAATGCTGAGGAAAAAAGGAATATAAAGTTTAATAATCACATTTTTAAATTTCAGCCAACAGGTAATCAAGTTGGAGTTCATGAACTGGCTTTGCAGTTAGGAACTATGAACAACCAGATTGTATATCCGGTTTTATGTGTTTTGAATGATAAAAACGAAATCATTTTTCAATACAATAATTACCTCAGCCCAAAAGATTTTAAACAGCTTTTAGAAAAAATGAAAGAATAA
- a CDS encoding TonB-dependent receptor: MKYLFLTILIISTKSIFSQNISGKVEGFSSIDPEITIRLLNTDFKTQTDSLGFYQLQSIPKGTYRIQVTLTGFKPQTQKISIVDEQDLILNFELQEDKNELNEVVVSGTLKPVKRLESAVPVEVYSPVFFKKNPTPSIYDALQNINGVRPQLNCGVCNTGDIHINGLEGPYTLVLIDGMPIVSSLSTVYGLSGIPNSLVERIEIVKGPASSLYGSEAVGGLINIITKNPTNAPVFSADYFTTTYFESNLDLGMKFNAGKKAISILGVNYFNYDQVIDKDHDNFTDVTLSERISVFNKWSFQRNNNRLFTIAARGMYEDRWGGDVRWEKKYRGGDEIYGESIYTKRGELIGSYQLPFEEKLMLSFSGNVHYQDSRYGITSYIANQKIGFLQLTWDKKLGRNDLLAGIASRYTYYDDNTPATKEAESTWLPGVFVQDEITFSPKSQVLLGMRYDYNSIHGSILTPRIAYRFKANDNTIFRLNAGTGFRVVNLFTEDHAALTGSRDVVIANNLNPEQSVNVNLNYIQKINFGNGTFMGIETTAFYTRFSNKIISDYESDPNKIIYDNIDGYAISQGISTNVDLNLPSGLKFIVGATLLDNKNVENGVSEKPFLTESFTGTWSVSYKIQPWHLSMDYTGNVYSPMNLPLLSEYDPRSPKSPWYSIQNIQFTYSGWKNFEVYGGIKNLLNFTPKQNNPFLISRANDPFDKNVQISDGTAIGINGKVVPQGQIIDTPDNPYGLSFDTTYVYGQNQTIRGFFGLRYTFR; encoded by the coding sequence ATGAAATATTTATTTTTGACAATATTAATAATTTCAACTAAAAGCATTTTTTCTCAAAATATTTCCGGAAAAGTAGAAGGTTTTTCCTCTATTGACCCAGAAATTACTATTCGTTTACTGAATACTGACTTTAAAACTCAAACGGATTCCTTAGGATTTTATCAACTCCAAAGTATTCCAAAAGGAACTTATAGAATACAAGTGACCTTGACGGGATTCAAACCTCAAACCCAAAAGATTTCAATTGTGGACGAACAGGATTTAATTTTGAATTTTGAATTGCAGGAAGACAAAAACGAATTGAATGAAGTGGTGGTTTCAGGAACTTTAAAACCTGTAAAACGATTGGAAAGTGCTGTTCCTGTTGAGGTTTATTCACCGGTTTTCTTCAAGAAAAATCCAACGCCAAGTATCTATGATGCGCTTCAGAACATCAATGGAGTCCGGCCTCAGCTCAATTGTGGTGTATGTAACACAGGCGATATTCACATAAACGGTTTAGAAGGTCCGTACACTTTAGTTTTAATTGATGGAATGCCAATTGTTAGCAGTCTTTCGACAGTTTACGGATTATCCGGAATTCCGAATTCTCTGGTAGAACGAATTGAGATCGTAAAAGGTCCGGCATCTTCTCTGTATGGAAGTGAAGCGGTTGGCGGACTAATTAACATTATCACCAAAAATCCAACAAATGCTCCGGTCTTTTCTGCGGATTATTTTACAACCACTTACTTTGAAAGCAATCTCGATTTAGGAATGAAGTTCAATGCCGGAAAAAAAGCCATTTCAATTTTAGGAGTCAATTACTTTAATTACGATCAGGTTATTGATAAAGACCACGATAATTTTACCGATGTGACGCTTTCAGAACGGATTTCAGTTTTTAATAAATGGAGTTTTCAGCGAAATAATAATCGGTTATTTACCATCGCAGCCCGCGGAATGTATGAAGACCGATGGGGCGGAGATGTACGCTGGGAGAAGAAATACCGCGGAGGTGATGAGATTTACGGTGAAAGCATATACACAAAAAGAGGAGAATTGATAGGAAGTTATCAATTGCCGTTTGAAGAAAAACTAATGCTTTCGTTCTCCGGAAACGTACATTATCAGGACAGCCGTTACGGAATAACATCGTATATCGCGAACCAGAAAATTGGTTTTTTGCAATTAACGTGGGATAAAAAATTAGGACGTAACGATTTACTTGCCGGAATTGCCAGTCGTTATACCTATTATGACGATAATACTCCTGCAACCAAAGAAGCTGAAAGCACCTGGCTTCCCGGAGTTTTTGTTCAGGATGAAATTACGTTTTCTCCAAAAAGTCAGGTTTTGCTGGGTATGCGTTACGATTATAATTCTATTCATGGTTCGATTTTGACACCAAGGATAGCCTATCGATTTAAAGCCAATGACAATACAATTTTCAGGTTAAACGCCGGAACAGGTTTTCGGGTTGTGAATTTATTTACTGAAGATCATGCAGCATTAACCGGCTCGCGGGATGTTGTGATTGCGAATAATCTGAATCCGGAGCAATCTGTAAATGTAAATCTCAATTACATTCAGAAAATTAATTTCGGAAACGGAACTTTTATGGGAATCGAAACAACGGCTTTTTATACCAGATTCAGCAATAAAATCATTTCAGACTACGAAAGTGATCCAAACAAAATTATTTATGACAATATTGATGGTTATGCTATAAGTCAAGGAATCAGCACTAATGTAGATCTTAATTTGCCATCGGGATTAAAATTTATTGTGGGAGCAACGCTTTTAGACAACAAAAATGTTGAAAACGGGGTTTCTGAAAAACCTTTTCTAACTGAGAGTTTTACCGGAACATGGAGCGTTTCCTATAAAATTCAGCCTTGGCATTTGTCAATGGATTATACTGGAAATGTGTACAGCCCCATGAATTTGCCTTTGTTGAGTGAGTACGATCCCAGAAGTCCAAAATCACCCTGGTACAGCATTCAGAATATTCAGTTTACCTATTCCGGATGGAAGAATTTTGAAGTGTACGGCGGAATCAAGAATCTTTTGAATTTTACACCAAAACAGAATAATCCGTTTTTGATTTCGAGAGCGAATGATCCGTTTGATAAAAATGTGCAGATATCAGACGGAACTGCTATTGGTATTAATGGTAAAGTGGTTCCTCAGGGCCAAATAATTGACACTCCAGACAATCCATACGGTTTAAGTTTTGATACCACTTATGTGTACGGACAAAACCAGACTATTCGTGGTTTTTTTGGGTTGCGATATACTTTCAGATAA
- a CDS encoding NAD(P)/FAD-dependent oxidoreductase yields MNQKNFEVVIIGGSYSGLSAAMSLGRSLRQVLVIDSGLPCNRQTPHSHNFITHDGETPAAISANARLQVGFYKTVQFYKGIAIDGAKTPNGFEIKTESEELFISKKLLFATGVKDLFPEIKGFEECWGISVLHCPYCHGYEVKNKKTAIVANGEMGFEYAKLISNWTKNLELCTNGKSQLNSEQTQILKNHGISILEGEIDSFEHTLGYISNIVFKNGEKIAVKAVYARPPFEQHCPLPQTLGCELNEQGLIKVDFMQKTSVSGIYASGDATTQMRSVALAVSSGSFAGAAINKELIDEKF; encoded by the coding sequence ATGAATCAGAAAAATTTTGAAGTGGTTATCATTGGAGGTAGTTACAGCGGGTTGTCAGCAGCAATGAGTTTAGGGCGTTCTTTGCGTCAGGTTTTGGTTATTGATAGTGGTTTGCCTTGTAACAGACAAACACCGCATTCTCATAATTTTATCACGCATGATGGCGAAACTCCGGCTGCAATTTCGGCTAACGCCAGATTACAAGTCGGATTTTATAAGACTGTTCAGTTTTACAAAGGGATTGCTATTGATGGCGCTAAAACACCAAATGGTTTCGAAATTAAAACAGAATCAGAAGAACTCTTTATTTCCAAAAAGTTATTATTCGCAACAGGAGTTAAAGATTTATTTCCGGAGATTAAAGGTTTCGAAGAATGTTGGGGAATATCTGTTTTACATTGTCCGTATTGTCACGGTTATGAAGTCAAAAATAAAAAGACAGCTATTGTTGCCAATGGCGAAATGGGGTTTGAATATGCAAAACTGATTTCGAACTGGACAAAAAATCTTGAGTTATGTACGAACGGAAAATCTCAATTAAATTCGGAACAAACACAAATTCTTAAAAATCATGGTATTTCGATTTTGGAAGGAGAAATAGATTCTTTCGAACATACTTTAGGCTATATTTCAAATATTGTTTTCAAAAACGGAGAAAAGATTGCTGTAAAAGCCGTTTATGCAAGACCCCCATTTGAGCAGCATTGTCCATTACCGCAAACTTTAGGCTGTGAACTTAACGAGCAAGGATTGATAAAAGTCGATTTTATGCAGAAGACATCAGTTTCTGGTATTTATGCAAGTGGTGATGCTACAACTCAAATGCGTTCTGTGGCTTTGGCTGTTTCTTCCGGATCTTTTGCAGGAGCAGCCATCAACAAAGAACTTATTGACGAGAAGTTTTAA
- a CDS encoding MerC domain-containing protein — protein MKKITTPFYDFLGMSTAALCLMHCLIFPLLTILPLGLNHDPVIDLVFASIGSFAIFKIIKKSSVLVSTILLVSMSLIWISILGEMLFDIHVDFIYFGGIGMIIGHLLNYKLHKKQHH, from the coding sequence ATGAAGAAAATTACAACACCTTTTTACGATTTTTTAGGAATGTCAACTGCTGCTCTTTGTTTAATGCATTGTTTGATTTTCCCGCTGTTAACAATCCTTCCTTTGGGGCTAAATCATGATCCTGTAATTGATTTAGTATTTGCTTCAATTGGGTCTTTTGCTATTTTCAAAATTATAAAAAAATCATCGGTTTTAGTGTCTACGATTTTACTTGTTTCGATGAGTTTGATTTGGATTAGTATTTTAGGTGAGATGCTATTTGACATTCATGTTGACTTCATCTATTTCGGAGGAATAGGAATGATCATCGGGCATTTATTGAATTACAAATTGCACAAAAAACAACATCATTAA
- a CDS encoding Fur family transcriptional regulator yields the protein MKTTRNTTAKTAVLEIFGKSKTALSHTEIYKQIEDVCDRVTVYRILDRLVNDDVVHKIVDLDGTVKYAKCNHHAQRVHIHNHAHFSCEKCLEITCLENVKPSYIMPHNYKVNDINFTLSGLCPNCLNSNI from the coding sequence ATGAAAACAACAAGAAATACTACAGCAAAGACGGCCGTTTTAGAGATTTTTGGAAAATCCAAAACTGCGCTGTCCCATACGGAAATTTACAAACAAATTGAAGATGTATGCGATCGCGTTACTGTTTACAGGATATTAGACCGTCTCGTAAATGATGATGTGGTCCATAAAATTGTTGACCTTGACGGCACTGTAAAATATGCAAAATGCAATCATCATGCACAGCGGGTTCATATTCATAATCACGCGCATTTTAGCTGTGAAAAATGTCTTGAAATCACCTGCCTTGAAAATGTGAAACCAAGTTATATTATGCCTCACAATTATAAAGTCAATGATATAAATTTTACCTTATCAGGTTTATGCCCCAATTGTTTAAATTCTAACATTTAA